In Thermoplasmata archaeon, a single window of DNA contains:
- a CDS encoding winged helix-turn-helix domain-containing protein, translating into ARPRLIAEELLLYDKDGQSLLDDHALRILIALHQETLTAQEISQRYKIPIAPCYRRIRRLVSLGLISEAGYVTEGRRRPAHLYKSEVDRFTITYGSGEMTLHLMLRSGVAATAVVHLREDVAATQTMAPSPGGIGERPTS; encoded by the coding sequence CCGCTCGGCCTCGGCTCATCGCAGAAGAGCTGCTCTTGTACGACAAGGACGGGCAGTCCCTCCTCGATGACCACGCGCTCCGGATTCTGATCGCGCTTCACCAGGAGACGCTCACGGCCCAGGAAATCTCCCAGCGCTACAAGATCCCCATCGCACCCTGCTACCGTCGGATCCGGCGGCTCGTCTCGTTGGGTCTGATTTCGGAGGCGGGCTACGTCACCGAGGGCCGCCGACGTCCGGCTCACCTGTACAAGTCTGAGGTGGACCGTTTCACGATCACGTACGGCAGCGGGGAGATGACCCTGCACCTCATGCTCCGGAGCGGGGTCGCCGCAACCGCGGTCGTCCACCTCCGCGAGGACGTCGCGGCTACCCAAACAATGGCGCCAAGCCCGGGCGGTATCGGGGAACGTCCGACCTCATGA